The following coding sequences are from one Leptospira ellinghausenii window:
- the coxB gene encoding cytochrome c oxidase subunit II: MSWSSLIPATSFMPIQATEIAKEVDLLYAFLIIASLVSFVILIGGMTWFLIKFKRTSLDQKSAYITHNNFAEFLWSFIPLVIMMGIFYWGMVIFEKLRTPPEDIAAEIHVTAEQWAWTYRYANGKEFYSSGNDPMIVPAGKATKLILTSKDVIHSFYVPAFRTKQDAVPGKLTQLWFEPKQPGEYIVFCTEYCGTKHSGMMIKIKAIPSEEYAAWYHAEKKGADTPADLGKVLFAQKACASCHSLDGSRIVGPTMKGLFGSNRKFADGSQTKADENYLRESILVSSAKIVEGYPPAMPVFQGQLSDADVANLIEYIKSIK; the protein is encoded by the coding sequence ATGTCTTGGAGCAGTCTCATTCCAGCGACCTCGTTCATGCCTATCCAGGCCACTGAAATCGCAAAAGAAGTCGATCTTCTCTATGCGTTTCTGATCATTGCAAGCCTTGTTTCGTTTGTCATCTTGATTGGTGGAATGACATGGTTCCTCATCAAGTTCAAACGTACAAGCTTAGACCAGAAATCAGCATACATTACTCACAATAATTTTGCAGAGTTTCTTTGGTCTTTTATCCCTCTCGTCATCATGATGGGAATTTTCTACTGGGGGATGGTGATTTTCGAAAAATTGAGAACCCCACCAGAAGACATTGCGGCCGAGATTCATGTGACTGCAGAGCAGTGGGCATGGACTTACCGTTATGCGAATGGAAAAGAGTTCTACAGCTCTGGAAACGATCCAATGATTGTTCCTGCAGGTAAAGCAACGAAACTCATCCTCACGTCAAAAGATGTGATCCATAGTTTTTATGTGCCAGCATTCCGAACCAAACAAGATGCGGTTCCAGGAAAACTCACACAACTTTGGTTTGAACCAAAACAACCAGGGGAATACATCGTTTTCTGTACAGAATACTGTGGAACCAAACACTCCGGTATGATGATCAAAATCAAAGCCATTCCTTCTGAAGAATATGCTGCATGGTACCACGCTGAGAAAAAAGGCGCTGACACTCCTGCAGATCTCGGTAAGGTTTTGTTTGCACAAAAAGCATGTGCTTCTTGCCATTCCCTTGACGGATCTAGAATTGTCGGACCAACGATGAAAGGTCTTTTTGGTTCCAACAGAAAGTTTGCTGATGGAAGCCAAACAAAGGCTGATGAAAATTACCTTCGTGAATCCATCCTGGTATCATCTGCAAAGATCGTAGAAGGGTATCCACCTGCGATGCCGGTATTCCAAGGCCAATTGTCTGATGCAGACGTTGCCAACTTAATTGAATATATCAAATCCATTAAATAA
- a CDS encoding SCO family protein has product MNIRLLICICILVSFGSVSAYDPHSNLTRENKLPKELENIGFSDVTGKTLKLDIPFRDEQGKEVLFSDFLSQGKPVLLSPVYFKCPTLCNFHLNGVFKSLKDLDWTLGKEYQYIAVSIDPKENEAVSFPKKGAYLKDYDRVGAETGLHLLTGTQESIDALTKQLDFRYAWDAEAKQYIHASGVYVLTPDGRVSRIFQGIQLEPRDLKFAFVEASSGKIGSFVDKFALFCFQFDPRKNKYTIYAYRMMQFGGAVTLLLLGAFLYINWRKITNNNRQGVT; this is encoded by the coding sequence GTGAACATCCGTCTTCTCATTTGTATCTGTATTCTCGTTTCCTTTGGGTCTGTGTCTGCCTATGACCCTCACTCAAACTTAACAAGGGAAAACAAACTTCCTAAAGAATTAGAAAACATTGGATTTTCGGATGTTACGGGCAAAACCCTCAAACTAGACATTCCCTTTCGTGATGAACAAGGAAAAGAAGTTCTTTTTTCCGACTTTCTCTCACAAGGGAAACCTGTCCTTCTCTCTCCAGTTTACTTCAAATGCCCCACTTTATGTAACTTCCACCTCAATGGTGTGTTCAAAAGTTTAAAGGACCTCGATTGGACTTTGGGAAAAGAATACCAATACATTGCGGTATCCATTGACCCGAAGGAAAATGAAGCGGTTTCGTTTCCCAAAAAAGGTGCTTATTTGAAGGATTACGACAGAGTAGGAGCAGAAACTGGCCTCCACTTACTCACGGGCACACAGGAATCTATTGATGCACTCACAAAACAATTGGATTTCCGATACGCGTGGGATGCAGAAGCAAAACAATACATCCATGCCAGTGGTGTGTATGTTTTGACTCCTGATGGGAGAGTGTCTCGTATCTTCCAAGGCATCCAACTTGAACCTAGGGATTTAAAATTTGCCTTTGTTGAGGCATCTTCTGGTAAGATTGGGAGTTTTGTAGATAAGTTTGCTTTATTTTGCTTTCAATTTGATCCTAGAAAAAATAAATATACGATATACGCATACAGGATGATGCAATTCGGGGGGGCGGTCACCTTACTCCTTCTCGGTGCGTTTTTATACATAAACTGGCGAAAAATAACAAATAACAACCGTCAAGGAGTCACATAG
- a CDS encoding COX15/CtaA family protein, whose protein sequence is MTLKRFYTILSAMILLNLLYGPLVRATDSGLACPDWPLCHGKFVPEFTFQIFMEVGHRYYSGILGILVGIGFVWILKNPETRKPLGIPAALSLLFLISQVILGGLTVTKLLHPTTVNLHLLNAVLLLSSCLTIRLLIPEANNSTFDTNKSGKYYFAIVLIVVLYQLFLGGKVSSHYAGLACPDFPTCHGEWFPQMVGTIRFHMEHRLFGYLTALLVLSLSAYVILTLENPKVKQFLKLAAYLVSIQIFLGAMNVLYHLPKLITGLHTLNGVLVFLCCFIASFYHFRTYKEEAL, encoded by the coding sequence ATGACACTCAAACGTTTTTACACCATCCTTTCCGCAATGATCCTTCTCAATTTACTCTATGGCCCCCTTGTTCGGGCTACAGATTCTGGACTCGCATGCCCTGATTGGCCTTTATGCCATGGGAAATTTGTCCCAGAGTTTACATTCCAGATTTTTATGGAAGTAGGGCATCGGTATTATTCAGGGATCTTAGGAATCCTCGTTGGGATTGGGTTTGTATGGATTCTAAAAAATCCAGAAACAAGAAAACCGTTGGGAATTCCAGCAGCACTCTCACTCCTGTTTCTCATTTCACAAGTCATTCTTGGTGGATTAACCGTCACAAAGCTTCTTCACCCAACAACTGTTAACTTGCACTTACTCAATGCAGTCCTTTTGTTATCATCTTGTCTAACGATACGTTTGTTGATTCCAGAAGCAAACAATTCAACCTTTGATACAAACAAAAGTGGGAAATACTATTTTGCGATTGTACTCATTGTTGTGTTGTACCAATTATTTTTAGGTGGAAAAGTAAGTTCTCATTACGCAGGTTTAGCTTGTCCAGATTTTCCTACATGCCACGGAGAATGGTTCCCGCAAATGGTAGGAACGATCAGATTCCATATGGAACATCGTCTTTTTGGTTATTTAACTGCATTACTTGTGCTTTCTTTATCTGCGTATGTTATCCTCACGTTAGAAAACCCAAAAGTGAAACAGTTCTTAAAACTAGCGGCTTATTTAGTTTCGATCCAAATCTTTTTAGGTGCAATGAATGTGTTGTATCATTTGCCAAAATTGATCACTGGCCTCCATACTCTCAATGGAGTGCTTGTCTTTTTATGCTGTTTCATCGCCTCTTTTTATCATTTTAGAACCTATAAAGAAGAGGCCCTTTGA
- the cyoE gene encoding heme o synthase, whose product MFRLWNQLTKPRVTVLVLATVLPGMYLGTTGYPRFSAILITLFGTYLMSSASFILNQYIERERDAIMYRTKQRPIPAGEISPTNALLLGIFVAIVAFVILTYFVNLLTAVCALSALLLYVFLYTIWLKPRTEQNIVIGGISGCIGPLIGYAAMANALPIQAWIMFLMIFLWTPAHFWALAIFLKDDYEFAGIPMMPVVSGIQKTVNQIFLYAIAYSVSVIGFYFVDDRMGYLFLLSAIVLTILILTFAFRLKQSMDKGLAKRFFFFSILHLFLVSIVIVIDSKI is encoded by the coding sequence ATGTTCCGTTTGTGGAACCAACTGACAAAACCGAGAGTAACGGTGCTTGTACTGGCCACAGTACTACCAGGAATGTATCTCGGAACAACGGGATACCCTAGATTTAGTGCCATTCTAATTACTCTATTTGGGACCTACTTGATGAGTTCTGCTTCTTTTATTCTCAATCAATACATTGAGAGAGAAAGAGATGCAATCATGTATAGAACGAAACAAAGACCAATCCCAGCTGGTGAAATTTCACCCACTAATGCATTATTACTCGGGATTTTTGTTGCTATCGTCGCCTTTGTGATCTTAACTTATTTCGTTAACCTCCTAACAGCTGTTTGTGCACTTTCAGCATTATTATTGTATGTGTTTTTATATACAATTTGGTTAAAACCAAGAACAGAACAAAATATTGTGATTGGTGGGATCTCAGGTTGTATTGGACCACTCATCGGATATGCAGCGATGGCGAATGCACTGCCCATCCAAGCTTGGATCATGTTCCTTATGATTTTCCTTTGGACCCCTGCTCATTTTTGGGCCCTTGCCATTTTTCTCAAAGATGATTATGAATTTGCGGGCATTCCTATGATGCCTGTCGTTTCTGGGATTCAAAAGACTGTGAACCAAATTTTTCTCTATGCCATCGCCTACTCGGTTTCCGTCATTGGATTTTATTTTGTCGATGATCGAATGGGGTATTTGTTTTTATTGTCTGCTATTGTACTTACAATTCTCATCCTTACATTTGCTTTCCGATTGAAACAATCCATGGACAAAGGCCTTGCCAAACGTTTTTTCTTTTTTAGTATTTTACACTTATTTCTGGTGAGCATTGTTATCGTAATCGATTCTAAAATTTAG
- a CDS encoding TPM domain-containing protein, with protein sequence MPMSVLARYFSKSDLDEIKAAVGEAESKTSAEIVPFFAESSHHYKEWSWFGAFLTGGITGISFYTAQNVYGLVWENESMFAILSVWVGAIIGLGVFTFFPKLRFLLVPKNSKQYFVELRTKEAFLEEEVFRTKNRTGILIYISLFEHFVRVYPDKEIARVVPKSEWNEAVRLIIEGMKTGKKKEGIVSSILFCGDLLKKYNIKIEKDDKNEISNEIRDGGNLM encoded by the coding sequence ATGCCCATGAGTGTACTTGCGCGTTATTTCTCAAAATCAGATTTAGATGAAATCAAAGCTGCTGTTGGCGAAGCAGAATCAAAAACATCTGCCGAAATTGTTCCATTTTTTGCTGAATCCTCCCATCACTACAAAGAGTGGTCATGGTTTGGTGCTTTTTTAACTGGTGGCATAACAGGAATTAGTTTTTATACTGCTCAAAATGTTTATGGCCTGGTATGGGAAAACGAATCCATGTTTGCGATTCTTTCCGTTTGGGTAGGAGCCATCATTGGGCTTGGCGTTTTCACATTTTTCCCAAAACTTCGATTCCTACTTGTTCCCAAAAATTCGAAACAATACTTCGTTGAGTTAAGGACTAAGGAAGCATTCTTGGAGGAAGAGGTTTTTCGAACCAAAAATCGCACTGGAATTCTCATTTATATTTCCCTTTTCGAACATTTTGTACGTGTGTATCCTGATAAAGAAATCGCAAGAGTTGTTCCAAAATCGGAATGGAATGAAGCGGTTAGGCTCATCATCGAAGGAATGAAAACGGGAAAAAAGAAAGAAGGAATCGTATCTAGCATTCTCTTCTGTGGCGATTTACTTAAAAAATACAATATCAAAATCGAAAAAGATGATAAAAACGAAATCTCCAATGAAATTCGTGACGGTGGGAATTTGATGTGA
- a CDS encoding TPM domain-containing protein, which yields MESKTQNVYSNSQRLNRFRIFSFVLLCSFPVVIFSYPVPKLERRVMDHAGILSQATVDQLESNLKQFEAETSNQIAVYTTPSLHDETIEEVANEIFDEWKLGQQSKNNGVLLIIAPNERKMRIAVGRGLEGALTDLQAKQIIRNELRPSFKSGDMDGGVTAGVNAIMAAIRGEYAPSEDDVQTSGRQSTADVIPSGIVGGIFTFISIFIPSFGGVIFTIIGLFVMLPFFLLFLGSTFGLIAAIVLFILVMFIRRKLGFNQGGGGSDGGGYYGGWSSGGDSWSSSDSSDSWSGGGGDSAGGGSSGDW from the coding sequence ATGGAATCCAAAACACAAAATGTATACTCAAATTCCCAAAGGTTGAATCGATTTCGTATTTTTAGTTTTGTATTGTTGTGTTCTTTCCCAGTGGTTATCTTCAGTTACCCAGTTCCTAAACTGGAAAGAAGGGTAATGGACCATGCTGGCATTTTATCACAAGCCACTGTCGACCAATTGGAATCAAATTTAAAACAATTTGAAGCAGAGACAAGTAACCAAATCGCAGTATACACAACTCCGAGCCTTCACGATGAAACCATCGAAGAAGTTGCCAATGAAATTTTCGACGAATGGAAATTAGGCCAACAATCGAAAAACAATGGAGTTCTCCTGATAATTGCACCTAACGAACGCAAAATGAGAATTGCAGTTGGCCGAGGACTTGAAGGTGCGCTCACAGACTTACAGGCAAAACAAATCATCCGAAATGAACTTCGTCCTAGTTTTAAATCAGGTGATATGGATGGTGGAGTTACCGCTGGAGTAAACGCAATTATGGCCGCCATACGCGGGGAGTATGCACCTAGTGAGGATGATGTTCAAACTTCAGGAAGGCAATCCACTGCTGATGTGATTCCATCAGGTATAGTCGGAGGAATTTTTACTTTCATTTCCATTTTCATCCCATCCTTTGGTGGAGTGATCTTCACCATCATCGGATTATTCGTGATGTTACCCTTTTTCCTATTATTCCTTGGAAGTACATTCGGACTCATAGCAGCCATTGTTTTATTTATCCTAGTGATGTTCATCAGGCGCAAACTTGGATTCAACCAAGGTGGAGGCGGATCCGACGGGGGTGGTTATTACGGAGGTTGGTCTTCTGGTGGGGATTCCTGGTCTTCGAGTGATTCGAGTGATAGTTGGTCTGGTGGAGGTGGAGATTCCGCAGGTGGTGGTTCTTCCGGAGACTGGTAA